A genomic region of Lachnoclostridium edouardi contains the following coding sequences:
- the lexA gene encoding transcriptional repressor LexA, with product MAQGRITAKQLEILEYIKETVLKKGYPPAVREICEAVHLKSTSSVHSHLETLEKNGYIRRDPTKPRTIEIIDDDFNLSRREVVQVPMIGTVAAGQPILAEQNITDYFPIPVEMLPNTEIFMLKVKGDSMINKGIFDGDNVIVRSQSTAENGEMVVALIDDSSTVKTYYKEENYYRLQPENDTMEPIIVDKVTILGKVIGVLRFMN from the coding sequence ATGGCACAGGGAAGAATTACAGCTAAACAGCTGGAAATTTTAGAATATATTAAAGAAACCGTATTAAAGAAAGGCTATCCGCCTGCTGTGCGGGAGATTTGCGAGGCAGTACATTTAAAATCCACTTCCTCTGTTCATTCCCATCTGGAGACACTTGAGAAAAACGGTTATATCCGCCGCGATCCTACAAAACCGCGCACGATTGAAATTATTGATGATGACTTCAATCTGTCACGCCGTGAAGTAGTTCAGGTTCCTATGATTGGAACTGTAGCTGCAGGCCAACCTATTTTAGCCGAACAAAATATTACTGATTATTTTCCTATTCCAGTAGAGATGCTGCCTAATACTGAAATCTTTATGTTAAAGGTAAAAGGTGACAGTATGATTAACAAAGGTATTTTTGATGGAGATAATGTAATTGTCAGATCTCAGTCCACAGCTGAAAATGGAGAGATGGTAGTCGCTCTTATAGATGACTCCTCCACTGTAAAAACATATTATAAGGAAGAAAATTATTACCGGCTTCAGCCTGAAAATGATACTATGGAGCCTATTATAGTAGATAAGGTCACTATTTTAGGAAAAGTAATCGGTGTTCTGCGCTTTATGAATTAA
- a CDS encoding LysM peptidoglycan-binding domain-containing protein: MKKCVLFILAFCVLASSSFFGKSILNVMAGEKEIEPRYYKSIVIQSGDSLWSIANDYCKEGDTADYVDELISINRLKSDTIHAGQHLTVVYFKDE, from the coding sequence ATGAAAAAGTGTGTATTATTTATTTTAGCTTTTTGTGTTTTAGCTAGTTCTAGTTTTTTTGGTAAATCTATTTTAAATGTAATGGCAGGAGAGAAGGAGATAGAACCACGTTACTATAAAAGCATAGTGATTCAGTCTGGAGACAGTCTGTGGAGCATTGCCAATGATTACTGTAAAGAAGGAGATACAGCAGATTATGTAGATGAACTGATTTCTATTAATCGCTTAAAAAGTGATACGATTCATGCAGGACAGCATTTAACTGTAGTATATTTTAAGGATGAATAA
- a CDS encoding PH domain-containing protein encodes MAESQNMSSPIIWQDRKHHLWFPWSFTKYYIQDERLMIKQGLFSTTLDETLLYRIVDITMVQSLGGKIFGTGNIILKTKVDHTPEIILCNISKPLEIRTLISSLVEESRKTRNVVGKEFYGQNDGHNHIDLNNDGYCDIDNEYTDSHQ; translated from the coding sequence ATGGCTGAATCACAAAACATGTCCAGTCCGATTATCTGGCAGGATCGGAAGCACCATTTATGGTTTCCCTGGAGCTTTACAAAATATTACATACAAGATGAACGGCTTATGATAAAACAAGGGTTATTTAGCACAACCTTAGATGAAACTCTTTTATACAGGATTGTAGATATTACTATGGTCCAAAGTCTAGGCGGTAAAATATTCGGAACGGGAAACATTATATTAAAAACCAAGGTTGACCATACCCCTGAAATTATCTTGTGTAATATATCAAAACCCCTGGAAATCCGCACTCTTATCTCCTCTTTAGTAGAAGAAAGCAGAAAAACCAGAAATGTAGTTGGAAAAGAATTTTACGGACAGAACGACGGGCACAATCATATAGACTTAAATAATGACGGTTATTGCGATATTGATAATGAATATACTGACAGTCACCAATAA
- the rsfS gene encoding ribosome silencing factor, with protein sequence MAGVKEMVKTAVAALEDKKGGDIKIIDIHEVSVLADYFIIADGSNGNQVQAMADNVQDMLGKQGFECKQVEGYQTANWILLDYGDMIVHIFSREDRLFYDLERIWRDGKTIIDVADL encoded by the coding sequence ATGGCTGGTGTAAAAGAGATGGTAAAGACAGCAGTTGCTGCCTTAGAGGATAAAAAGGGCGGCGACATTAAAATCATTGATATACATGAAGTGTCTGTTTTAGCTGATTATTTTATTATTGCTGATGGCTCTAATGGCAATCAGGTTCAAGCGATGGCGGACAATGTTCAGGATATGCTTGGAAAACAAGGATTTGAATGCAAACAGGTGGAAGGATATCAGACAGCTAATTGGATTCTTTTAGATTATGGCGATATGATTGTGCATATTTTCAGCAGAGAAGACCGTCTGTTCTATGATCTGGAGAGAATTTGGAGAGATGGAAAAACAATTATAGATGTAGCAGATTTATAA
- a CDS encoding tRNA lysidine(34) synthetase — MDLQRLMSLTRQAIDKYNMIEPGDHIAVGISGGKDSLTLLYALHGLQRFYPKPFSLSAITVDLGLGNLDLEPVKNLCDNLSIPYSILSTEIGNILFESRKETNPCSLCAKMRKGALNEEAKKLGCNKIAYAHHKEDLIETMLMSLIYEGRFFSFSPITYLDRMDLTVIRPIIYVPEADVIGFQRKYQLPVCKNPCPVDGHTKREYVKLLTKQLEQENPGVKSRFFHAIIEGQIPGWPAKANK, encoded by the coding sequence ATGGATTTACAACGATTAATGAGTCTAACTCGCCAAGCAATTGATAAATATAATATGATTGAACCTGGTGATCATATTGCTGTAGGAATTTCCGGCGGCAAAGACAGTCTGACCCTTTTATATGCCTTACATGGATTACAGCGTTTTTATCCTAAACCTTTTTCACTTTCTGCAATTACTGTAGATCTTGGACTGGGAAATTTAGATTTAGAACCTGTTAAAAATCTGTGTGACAATTTATCTATTCCTTACTCAATACTTTCTACAGAAATCGGTAATATTTTATTTGAATCACGGAAAGAAACAAACCCATGTTCTTTATGTGCAAAAATGCGCAAAGGCGCTTTAAATGAGGAGGCAAAAAAACTGGGATGTAATAAAATTGCTTATGCCCACCATAAAGAAGATTTAATTGAAACAATGCTCATGTCTTTAATTTATGAGGGACGTTTTTTCTCCTTCTCTCCCATCACCTATCTGGACCGCATGGATCTTACGGTAATACGTCCTATAATTTATGTTCCAGAAGCTGATGTAATCGGATTTCAGAGAAAATATCAGCTTCCTGTATGCAAAAATCCCTGCCCTGTTGATGGCCACACCAAACGCGAATATGTAAAGCTCCTGACTAAACAGTTAGAACAAGAAAATCCTGGAGTAAAAAGCCGCTTTTTCCATGCTATTATTGAAGGACAAATTCCTGGATGGCCTGCTAAAGCAAATAAATAA
- a CDS encoding elongation factor G: MKITFGILAHVDAGKTTLSEQILYLTNTIRSLGSVNKQNSFLDYNDVERERGITVFSEQASFVLNNNQYCLIDTPGHVDFSTELERVLEALDYAVLLIDGTDGIQGHTETIWGLLREYHVPTFLFINKLDRETADYEKTIGELKDSFSREIMDFTNIFSEISEEIAAAAAETREDILDQFIEGNLCFDEIRDEIIRLIQEENIFPCLGGAAATGQGVEKFLQIFSSLTRTDYDNSLPFAGKVIKIRYDEQKERQTFLKITSGKIHVKEPILDGQKINQIRFYNGEKYIVSQEASAGDIVAVTGLKNSYSGMGLGESGSEQQQVNRIMPTLQAKVLYETDISDKAIVEIFHILEEEDPMLFCQWEASLKQLKIHIMGKIQLEILKAAVLKRFGVEITFAQPQVVYLETISGPVTGHGHFEPLRHYAEVAVRLEPGVLGSGITFSSECHVDTLALNFQNLIKTHVFEKKHRGVLTGSELTDIHIILIWGRAHIKHTEGGDFREALYRAIRQGLMKADSLILEPYYAFTIKIAQEHVGRVMNDITKYSGSFQAPDIKNGLAIISGKGSVASFVNYGEEIASFSGGRGQISFRFAGYHPCHNPDEVIKARDYDPDGDIDNPSCSVFCAKGTSYVVNWYEAENYMHYFR; the protein is encoded by the coding sequence ATGAAAATTACATTTGGCATTCTGGCTCATGTAGATGCCGGAAAGACCACTTTATCAGAACAAATATTATATTTGACTAACACAATACGAAGTCTGGGAAGTGTAAATAAACAAAATAGCTTTTTAGATTATAATGATGTAGAGCGGGAGAGGGGAATTACAGTTTTTTCTGAACAAGCCTCTTTTGTTTTAAACAATAATCAGTACTGTTTAATAGACACGCCAGGTCATGTGGATTTCTCTACGGAACTGGAAAGAGTATTGGAGGCATTAGATTATGCTGTTCTTTTAATTGATGGAACAGATGGAATACAAGGCCATACAGAGACCATTTGGGGTCTTTTAAGAGAGTATCATGTACCCACCTTTTTGTTTATTAATAAATTGGATAGAGAGACTGCAGATTATGAAAAAACTATTGGGGAATTAAAGGATAGTTTTTCAAGGGAAATCATGGATTTTACAAATATATTTTCTGAGATTTCTGAAGAAATTGCAGCTGCAGCGGCTGAGACCAGAGAAGATATTTTAGACCAGTTTATTGAGGGAAACTTGTGCTTTGATGAAATAAGGGATGAAATTATTCGTCTGATTCAAGAGGAGAATATTTTTCCATGTTTAGGCGGGGCTGCGGCTACAGGGCAGGGGGTAGAAAAGTTTCTTCAGATTTTTTCCAGCCTTACACGGACTGATTATGATAATAGCTTACCATTTGCGGGAAAGGTTATTAAGATCAGATATGATGAACAAAAGGAAAGGCAGACCTTTCTAAAGATTACCAGTGGGAAAATTCATGTAAAGGAACCGATTTTAGACGGACAGAAAATAAATCAAATCCGGTTTTATAATGGAGAAAAATATATTGTCAGCCAGGAGGCATCAGCTGGAGATATTGTAGCTGTGACAGGCTTAAAGAACAGCTATTCAGGAATGGGGCTGGGAGAATCAGGATCTGAACAGCAGCAAGTAAATCGTATTATGCCCACTCTTCAGGCTAAGGTTCTATACGAAACTGATATTAGTGACAAGGCAATCGTTGAGATATTTCACATTTTAGAAGAGGAAGATCCAATGCTGTTTTGTCAGTGGGAAGCTTCGCTGAAACAGCTGAAAATTCATATTATGGGAAAAATTCAGCTGGAGATTTTAAAAGCGGCTGTATTAAAAAGATTTGGGGTGGAAATTACCTTTGCACAGCCACAGGTAGTATATTTAGAGACTATATCAGGGCCAGTCACAGGCCATGGGCATTTTGAGCCGTTAAGACATTATGCAGAGGTGGCAGTTCGCCTGGAACCCGGGGTTTTAGGATCTGGAATTACATTTTCTAGTGAATGCCATGTAGATACATTAGCGTTGAATTTTCAGAATCTAATAAAAACTCACGTTTTTGAGAAAAAGCATAGGGGAGTATTGACCGGATCAGAGCTAACAGATATACACATAATTTTGATATGGGGGAGGGCCCATATTAAGCATACGGAAGGAGGCGACTTTAGAGAGGCCTTATATCGGGCTATTCGCCAGGGGCTTATGAAGGCTGACAGCCTGATTTTAGAGCCATATTATGCATTTACAATAAAAATAGCTCAAGAACATGTTGGGCGTGTAATGAATGATATAACAAAATATTCTGGTTCTTTTCAAGCACCAGATATAAAAAACGGTCTGGCTATTATCAGTGGTAAAGGATCTGTAGCTTCATTTGTAAATTACGGGGAGGAAATTGCTTCCTTCAGCGGAGGAAGGGGGCAGATCAGCTTTCGATTTGCTGGTTATCACCCCTGTCACAATCCAGATGAGGTTATTAAAGCAAGAGACTATGATCCAGATGGAGATATAGATAATCCGTCCTGTTCTGTTTTTTGTGCGAAAGGAACATCGTACGTTGTAAATTGGTATGAGGCAGAAAATTATATGCATTATTTTAGATAA
- a CDS encoding tyrosine-type recombinase/integrase, translating to MNSLPYHEQQDIENIKKLRELIKSLPLFCSDFFRGIEQRTSSRTRIAYAYDLNVFFHFLQEENPVIAKLSMSEITLEHIDSLTVTDMEEYMEYLKYRLNDDNRHIINKERGIMRKISSLKSFYNYYYQNESIKNNPAALVKLPKLHEKDIIRLDIDEVASLLDEVEQGDSLTLKQKTYHKKTKVRDLALLTLLLGTGIRVSECVGLNINDIDSKNNGIRIHRKGGKEVTVYFGDEVEKALSNYLNERNTIIPEAGHEDALFLSLQKKRMSVKSIENLVKKYAQLITPLKKITPHKLRSTYGTSLYRETGDIYLVADVLGHSDVNTTKKHYAALEDERRRSARNKVILREKNTKE from the coding sequence ATGAACAGTTTACCATACCATGAACAGCAGGATATTGAAAATATAAAAAAGCTGCGGGAATTAATAAAATCACTTCCCCTCTTCTGCTCTGATTTTTTCCGTGGAATTGAACAAAGGACTTCCTCTCGCACCAGAATTGCCTATGCTTATGACTTAAATGTATTTTTTCACTTTTTACAGGAAGAAAATCCAGTGATCGCCAAATTAAGCATGTCTGAAATCACTTTAGAGCATATAGATTCTCTTACTGTAACTGATATGGAAGAATATATGGAATATTTAAAATACCGTTTGAATGATGATAATAGACACATTATTAATAAAGAACGAGGAATTATGAGGAAAATATCCTCATTAAAAAGCTTTTATAATTATTATTACCAAAATGAAAGCATCAAAAATAATCCAGCAGCATTAGTAAAACTGCCTAAACTCCACGAAAAGGATATTATACGTTTAGATATAGATGAGGTGGCCTCTCTTTTAGACGAGGTGGAGCAAGGTGATTCTTTAACCTTAAAGCAAAAAACATACCATAAAAAAACTAAAGTACGCGATCTGGCTTTACTTACACTGCTTCTGGGCACTGGAATCCGAGTTTCAGAATGTGTAGGGCTTAATATAAATGATATTGACTCTAAAAATAATGGAATACGAATTCATAGAAAAGGTGGTAAAGAAGTAACTGTTTATTTTGGTGACGAAGTAGAAAAAGCTCTATCCAATTATTTAAATGAACGTAATACAATAATCCCAGAAGCTGGACATGAGGATGCTCTTTTTTTATCTCTGCAAAAGAAACGAATGTCTGTGAAAAGTATTGAAAATTTAGTAAAAAAATATGCGCAGCTGATTACCCCCTTAAAAAAGATAACTCCCCATAAGCTTCGCAGTACTTATGGAACTAGTTTATATAGAGAAACTGGAGATATTTATCTTGTAGCTGATGTTCTAGGACACTCTGATGTAAACACTACCAAAAAGCATTATGCTGCATTGGAGGATGAACGTCGGCGCAGTGCGCGAAATAAAGTTATTTTACGTGAAAAAAATACTAAAGAGTGA